The Papaver somniferum cultivar HN1 chromosome 3, ASM357369v1, whole genome shotgun sequence genome includes a region encoding these proteins:
- the LOC113355205 gene encoding uncharacterized protein LOC113355205 gives MEDMGIHHRMVDVNGIKMHIAEKGQGPVVLLVHGFPSLWYSWRHQILSLAASGYRAVAPDLRGYGDTDAPTSPHSYTCFHIVGDLVALIDTLGQDKVFVVGHDWGAIMSWYLCLFRPDKVKALVNLSVAFTPRNPKYKPIETMRAAYGDDYYMIRFQEPGEMEAECASSGTETVLTKILSYTNPAPLMVPKDKGFTSDHPATLPPWLTLEDICYYTSKFEKSGFTGPFNYYRNMNVNWELTAPWTRVQVKVPVKFMVGDQDLSYHIPVVKEYIHSGRMRKDVPFLQEVVVLEGVGHFIMEERAEEISSHIIDFLQRF, from the exons ATGGAGGATATGGGGATACACCATAGAATGGTTGATGTAAATGGAATAAAAATGCATATAGCAGAGAAAGGACAAGGTCCAGTGGTACTACTGGTTCATGGATTTCCATCACTCTGGTATTCATGGAGGCATCAAATTCTCTCGTTAGCTGCTTCTGGTTACAGAGCTGTAGCTCCTGATTTACGCGGCTACGGCGATACTGATGCACCCACTTCTCCACACTCTTATACATGTTTTCACATAGTTGGTGATCTTGTTGCACTTATTGATACCCTTGGTCAAGACAAG GTGTTTGTAGTTGGGCATGACTGGGGAGCGATTATGAGTTGGTATCTTTGTTTGTTTAGACCAGATAAGGTTAAAGCTTTGGTGAATTTAAGTGTTGCATTTACTCCTAGAAACCCTAAGTATAAGCCAATTGAGACCATGAGAGCTGCTTATGGTGATGATTACTACATGATTAGATTTCAG GAGCCTGGAGAGATGGAAGCTGAGTGTGCTAGTAGTGGGACGGAAACTGTCCTCACAAAGATACTTAGTTACACTAATCCAGCTCCACTTATGGTACCTAAAGACAAAGGGTTCACGTCTGATCATCCAGCTACCTTGCCGCCGTGGTTAACGTTGGAAGACATTTGTTATTACACTAGTAAATTTGAAAAATCAGGCTTCACAGGACCATTCAACTATTACAGAAATATGAATGT AAACTGGGAATTGACTGCACCTTGGACAAGGGTACAGGTGAAGGTACCAGTCAAGTTTATGGTAGGAGACCAAGATTTGAGCTATCATATTCCGGTTGTGAAGGAATATATACACAGCGGTAGAATGAGAAAAGATGTACCATTTCTGCAAGAAGTAGTTGTACTTGAAGGGGTTGGCCATTTCATAATGGAGGAAAGGGCAGAAGAAATCAGCAGCCATATCATCGATTTCTTACAGAGATTTTGA
- the LOC113355203 gene encoding uncharacterized protein LOC113355203, with the protein MEDMEINHRTVDVNGIKMHIAEKGQGPVVLLVHGFPSLWYSWRHQILSLAASGYRAIAPDLRGYGDTDAPTSPQSYTCFHIVGDLVALIDTLGQEKVFVVGHDWGAIMSWYLCLFRPDRVEALVNLSVAFTPRSPLHRPIETLRAIYGDDYYIIRFQEPGEMEKEFAHVGTETVLRKFLSYHSPAPVKIPRDKGFTPEGPVTLPSWLSEEDIHYYTTKYEKSGFTGGINYYRNLNVNWELTAPWTGAQVKVPVKFIVGDQDLSYHIPGVKEYVQSGLMKKNVPFLQETVVLKGVGHFIMEERADEISGHIIDFLKKFKKCAVLSNPVGSCSLL; encoded by the exons ATGGAGGATATGGAGATAAACCACAGAACAGTTGATGTAAATGGAATCAAGATGCATATAGCAGAGAAAGGGCAAGGTCCAGTAGTATTGCTGGTTCATGGATTCCCTTCGCTTTGGTATTCATGGAGACATCAAATTCTCTCTTTAGCTGCTTCTGGTTACAGAGCTATAGCTCCTGATTTACGTGGTTACGGTGATACTGATGCACCTACTTCTCCACAGTCTTATACATGTTTTCACATAGTTGGTGATCTTGTTGCTCTGATCGACACCCTGGGTCAAGAAAAG GTGTTTGTAGTAGGACATGATTGGGGTGCCATTATGAGTTGGTACCTTTGCTTGTTTCGGCCAGACAGAGTTGAGGCGCTGGTGAACCTAAGTGTCGCGTTTACTCCTCGAAGCCCTTTGCATAGACCAATTGAAACTTTACGAGCTATCTATGGTGATGACTACTATATAATCCGTTTTCAG GAGCCTGGAGAGATGGAAAAAGAATTCGCCCATGTTGGCACTGAAACTGTCCTTAGGAAATTTCTAAGCTACCATAGTCCAGCTCCTGTTAAGATACCTAGAGACAAAGGGTTCACACCTGAAGGTCCAGTTACCTTGCCTTCATGGTTATCAGAAGAAGACATTCATTACTACACTACTAAATACGAAAAGTCAGGCTTCACTGGAGGAATTAACTATTACAGAAATCTGAATGT AAACTGGGAACTGACGGCACCATGGACAGGAGCACAAGTAAAAGTACCAGTTAAATTTATTGTGGGAGACCAGGATCTAAGCTATCATATTCCAGGTGTGAAGGAATATGTGCAGAGTGGTTTAATGAAAAAAAATGTACCATTTCTGCAAGAAACAGTCGTACTTAAAGGAGTTGGTCACTTCATCATGGAAGAACGGGCAGACGAAATTAGCGGCCATATTATCGATTTCTTAAAGAAATTCAAAAAATGTGCAGTTCTGTCTAATCCAGTCGGTTCCTGTTCTCTACTATAA